A single window of Fibrobacter sp. UWR2 DNA harbors:
- a CDS encoding FISUMP domain-containing protein, which yields MTPLFIMAFSASMVLAAVNPMPDLVDPRDKQVYKTVQIGTYRWMAENLRFKLKGTECYEKKESNCEQYGRLYTWAAAMMLVDHYNYVSIKKFKAPKSGKKYHDVCPAGWHVPTNKEWYKLKYYVAKKGKSDGIGISLKSPDLWERELRLPAGTDEFGFNAIPAGEKTSYSGFMDIGRSAQFWSSLEIDNVGAYYWTLMYDTRTFEKEMAGKDEAVSVRCVEDRQYEIKDPPPPPVVVKPEVMKVQNKTIYTIHVGDQVWMAKNLDVDVPGSFCYAAKPENCQKYGRLYTWSAAMQLSKEFSEKSARDSVRRVHRGACPVGWHIPSIYDFERLNSYIKDIDESVPVGTNLKARDVWPETENSMPGENGFGFNALPSGILPTYSSFTGKDSVTGFWSTAEKDSVSAFYWSLRYDNDDIVRDSSGKEAAFPVRCVMDPPGVDEIYDSTALFDSRDENRYKTVEIGGKRWMAENLRFAAPGSFCYEDKDIRCRSYGRLYPWHVAMRLPDDFIVNPVEGAITVEHQGICPAGWHVPSQEEWNKLMADIAQMKKGSVAAALKTREGWARGGAPISEYSGFNAIPAGARYSDGEFMELGTSTYFWEASGGGDVGAGYWNLINSKDEVMRAEDFENNAFSLRCVKNEVTEADLKKAAVTPDAAAGTEGASGTEGAAP from the coding sequence ATGACTCCTCTTTTCATTATGGCATTCTCGGCGTCGATGGTGTTAGCCGCAGTCAACCCAATGCCAGATCTCGTGGACCCGCGTGACAAGCAGGTTTACAAAACCGTGCAGATAGGCACTTATCGCTGGATGGCGGAAAACCTTCGCTTCAAGCTCAAGGGTACCGAGTGCTATGAAAAGAAGGAGTCGAACTGTGAACAGTATGGCCGCCTCTATACATGGGCCGCCGCCATGATGCTCGTCGACCATTACAATTATGTTTCGATTAAAAAGTTTAAGGCTCCAAAGTCAGGGAAAAAGTATCACGACGTTTGCCCTGCTGGTTGGCATGTGCCGACGAATAAGGAATGGTATAAGTTGAAGTACTATGTTGCCAAGAAGGGCAAAAGCGATGGCATTGGCATTAGCCTCAAGTCCCCTGATTTGTGGGAACGCGAATTGCGCCTCCCGGCGGGTACCGATGAATTTGGCTTTAATGCCATTCCTGCTGGTGAAAAGACTTCGTACAGCGGCTTTATGGATATAGGGCGTAGCGCACAGTTTTGGTCGTCCTTGGAAATAGACAACGTCGGTGCGTATTACTGGACGCTTATGTATGATACGAGAACCTTTGAAAAAGAAATGGCCGGCAAGGATGAGGCTGTTTCGGTCCGTTGTGTCGAAGACCGGCAATACGAAATCAAGGATCCGCCGCCGCCTCCAGTTGTCGTGAAGCCCGAGGTGATGAAGGTGCAGAACAAGACGATTTACACTATCCACGTGGGTGACCAGGTGTGGATGGCCAAGAATCTGGATGTAGATGTGCCGGGTAGTTTCTGCTATGCCGCAAAGCCTGAAAATTGCCAAAAGTATGGTCGCCTCTACACGTGGAGTGCCGCGATGCAGCTTTCTAAGGAATTCTCCGAGAAGTCGGCGCGCGATTCCGTGAGGCGTGTCCATAGGGGCGCATGCCCGGTTGGATGGCATATTCCGAGTATTTATGACTTTGAAAGGCTGAATTCCTATATCAAGGATATTGATGAATCCGTTCCTGTAGGCACGAACCTTAAGGCGCGCGATGTTTGGCCTGAAACGGAAAACTCGATGCCTGGCGAAAACGGTTTCGGGTTCAACGCGCTTCCGTCCGGCATTCTGCCTACGTATTCTTCGTTTACCGGGAAGGATTCCGTGACTGGTTTCTGGAGTACTGCAGAAAAGGATTCCGTGTCTGCCTTCTATTGGTCGCTCCGTTATGATAATGACGACATCGTGCGCGACAGTTCGGGCAAGGAAGCCGCATTCCCGGTGCGTTGCGTGATGGACCCGCCCGGAGTTGATGAAATCTATGACAGCACGGCGCTTTTTGATTCCCGCGATGAGAACCGCTACAAGACGGTTGAAATCGGAGGTAAGCGCTGGATGGCCGAAAACCTGCGCTTTGCCGCTCCGGGAAGTTTCTGCTATGAAGACAAGGACATCCGTTGCCGTAGTTACGGAAGGCTTTATCCGTGGCATGTGGCAATGAGGCTTCCGGATGATTTTATCGTGAATCCTGTGGAAGGCGCGATAACGGTTGAACATCAGGGCATTTGTCCGGCCGGTTGGCATGTGCCTTCGCAGGAAGAATGGAACAAGTTGATGGCCGATATTGCACAGATGAAGAAGGGTAGCGTGGCCGCTGCGCTCAAGACCCGCGAGGGCTGGGCTCGGGGCGGAGCTCCCATTTCCGAGTATTCGGGCTTCAATGCGATTCCGGCGGGTGCGCGTTATAGTGATGGCGAATTCATGGAACTCGGTACGAGTACGTACTTCTGGGAGGCTTCCGGTGGTGGTGATGTTGGCGCCGGTTACTGGAACCTCATCAACAGCAAGGACGAAGTGATGCGTGCGGAGGATTTCGAGAATAATGCATTCTCTCTGCGCTGTGTGAAGAACGAAGTCACCGAGGCTGACTTGAAGAAGGCTGCTGTTACTCCGGATGCCGCTGCGGGCACTGAAGGCGCATCGGGTACGGAAGGCGCCGCACCCTAG